The genomic region GGCCGTTCCCAGACGGAGATCGACCAGATCCGGCTTTCCCTTCAGGCGCGCTACGACGAGCTGACCGCGGAGTACGAGCAGACGGTTCTCCAGAGCCAGGTGCTGCGCCTGGTGGAGGTCGGTGATACCGCCGGCGACGACCAGGCCGACAGCGGCACCAAGACGGCCGAGAGGGACACCGCCCAGTCGTTGCTGCGGACCATTCTGGACCGGCGCGCCCAGTACGAGCACGCGCTCGGTCGGCTCGCCGAAGGCACGTACGGCTGGTGTGAGGGCTGCTCGGCGGCGATCCCCGTGGAACGGCTGGAGATCTTCCCGGCCGCCACCACGTGCGTGACCTGCAAGCAGACCCGCGAGCGGCGGGCAGCCTGAGCGACGCCAGCGGTTGCCGGTCGGTCCGCGACACGATGGACTCAACACATGGGTGACATTCTCGTGGGCACCGCGTCGTGGACCGACCGCACCCTGCTGGACTCCGGCTGGTATCCGCAGACGGCGGACAACCCGGAGAAACGCCTGGCCTACTACGCCCGGCAGTTCCCGCTGGTCGAGGTGGACGCCACCTACTACTCGCCGCCCGCCGAGGCGACGGCGCGGCTGTGGGCAGAGCGCACCCCGGCGGGCTTCACGTTCAACATCAAGGCATTCAGCATGCTCACCGGGCATCCGACCCGGGTCAACGCGCTGTACAAGGACCTGCGGCCGGACACCGACAAGAAGAACGTCTACCCCGACGACCTGCCCGCGCAGTCGTACGAGGAGGTGTGGACGCGCTTCCTGTCCGCACTGGACCCGCTTGTCGAGGCGGGCAAGCTGGGCGCGCTGCTGTTCCAGTTCCCGCCCTGGTTCACCATCAAGCGGGCCAACAAGGAGTACCTGCTGGAGGTGGCCAAGCGCTGCTCGCCACTGCGCCCGGTCTACGAGTTCCGGCACGCCTCCTGGTTCGACGGCGACAACGCCGAGGAGACGCTCGCCTTCCTGCGCGAGCACCGGCTGTCGTACGTCTGCGTGGACATGCCGCAGGGTCACCGCTCGTCGGTGCCCCCGGTGCTGGCCGCCACCGGAGACCTCGCGGTGATGCGCTTTCACGGCCACAGCGACAAGTGGACAAGCAAGGACATCCACGAGAAGTTCGGCTACCACTACTCGAAACGGGAGCTGGCGGACTGGGCGCCGAAGCTGCGCGAACTGGCCGACGAGGCCGGGCAGACCCACGTACTCATGAACAACTGCTATCGGGACTACGCCCAGACCAACGCGAAGACCCTCGCCGGGCTCCTCGACACCGCCTGACCGGCCGGCTCACCCGATCCGGGTGGGGCCGGCTCACCCGTCCGACCGGCACGGTGGAGGGGTGCGTGGGGTCGCCGGTGGCGACCGTGCGCCGGAGACGACACGGAGGTGACACCGATGACGGTTCGAGTGGTGAGCGATCGGCGGCGTGGCGCCGTCCTGCGCGTGGTCGGCACTGCCGACAACGCCCGACGCGCCCCGCAGGGCAGCCCGATACGGGCCCGTCGTGGGCCGGCGGGACCGCCGCGACGCGCCGACGACAGACGGTGGGACATCACGGAACGGGGGACGACCGATGGCTGACACGATGATCTCGGCGTTCGAGTCCTCGTTGGACAAGACGAACCTGATCCTCAAGGACATCGAGTCCGCCTACGGGTGGCCCAAGGAGCGGCGCAACCAGTCGTACGCGGCGCTGCGCACCGTCCTGCACCTGCTGCGTGACCGGCTGCCGGTGAACGAGAGCGTCGAGTTCGCCCAGCAGTTGCCGGTCCTGGTGCGGGGGATCTACTTCGACGGATGGAACCCGTCGGACGTCCCGATCAAGCTCAACCGGGACGACTTCCTCTACGAGGTCCGCCAGGGGTTCCCGTACGACGTGCAGGGCGGCCCCGAGCGGGTGGCACAGGTGGTGCTTGACACCCTGCGCCGGCACGTGACCCAGGGCGAGTGGCAGGACGTGAAGGACACAATGCCCAAGGATCTCGCCACGATGCTGCCGTGACACGCTGCGGCCGGAGGCCCGCCCGACGACCGTCGGGCGGGCTCAGTCGTCGGAGGCGGGCGACGGCACCCGGGACACCGGGTGACCGGCCTTGCGGGCGAGCGCGGCGAAGGCGACAGCGTCCACGATGGCCGCGCCACCGGGGTCGTTGTTGAAATAGACGTACGCCGGTTCGTCCGCGCCGAACGCGTCGGTGAGCCGGCGCACCCATGAGCCGAGCGCCGCGCGGCCGTAGCGGGGCCACGGCCGCGCCCGTCCCTCGTGCAGCCGCAGATAGCCGAAGTCCGTGGTGCGCCACTGCGGGGCGACCGGGCGGCCCAGCCGGTCGGCCCAGACCAGCGCCGCGCGCCGGCGCTCCAGCACCGCACGGGTGGCGTCGGTCCACCACGACGGGTGCCGCGGTTCGACGGCCACCCGTACCTCGGCGGGAAACAGCCGCAGTGTCGCGTCGAGCGCATCGACGTCGGCCCGGAGGTTCGGTGGCAGTTGCAGCAGCACCGGGCCGAGCCGGTCACCGAGCGCGGTGGCCCTGCCGAGGAAGCGGGCCACCGGCTCCGCCGGCTCGCGCAGCCGTTTGATGTGGGTGAGGTAGCGGCTCATCTTCACTGCGACGCAGAAGTCCGCCGGGGTTCGCGCCCGCCACGCGGCGAACGTGTCCCGCTCCGGCAGCCGGTAGAAGGCGTTGTTGACCTCGACGGTGGCGAAGCCGGCCGCGAAGTGCTCCAGCCAGAGCCGCTGGGGCAGTTGCTGCGGATAGAAGCGGCCGCGCCAGTCCCGGTACTGCCAACCGGAGGTGCCCACCAGGATCACCACCCCATCCTGGCACCCGGACCCGCCGTCGGTGAACTGCCCGTGTCGCCCCGTTTCGGCGTCTACGGTGTGGGTTAGAGAAGATCGCGTGTGGGGTACCACCCGCTGCACGACGAACCCCGGCGTATGGCGGGGCGGCACATCCGAGGGAGTTCCCATGGCACTCAACGATGACGACATGCAGACCACCGGTGGCGGTGGCGTGGAAGGTCCGGCCGATGGTGGCGCGACGCCCGGTCAGC from Micromonospora profundi harbors:
- a CDS encoding TraR/DksA family transcriptional regulator, which encodes MLVHDTVGTGRSQTEIDQIRLSLQARYDELTAEYEQTVLQSQVLRLVEVGDTAGDDQADSGTKTAERDTAQSLLRTILDRRAQYEHALGRLAEGTYGWCEGCSAAIPVERLEIFPAATTCVTCKQTRERRAA
- a CDS encoding DUF72 domain-containing protein — protein: MGDILVGTASWTDRTLLDSGWYPQTADNPEKRLAYYARQFPLVEVDATYYSPPAEATARLWAERTPAGFTFNIKAFSMLTGHPTRVNALYKDLRPDTDKKNVYPDDLPAQSYEEVWTRFLSALDPLVEAGKLGALLFQFPPWFTIKRANKEYLLEVAKRCSPLRPVYEFRHASWFDGDNAEETLAFLREHRLSYVCVDMPQGHRSSVPPVLAATGDLAVMRFHGHSDKWTSKDIHEKFGYHYSKRELADWAPKLRELADEAGQTHVLMNNCYRDYAQTNAKTLAGLLDTA
- a CDS encoding DUF2267 domain-containing protein produces the protein MADTMISAFESSLDKTNLILKDIESAYGWPKERRNQSYAALRTVLHLLRDRLPVNESVEFAQQLPVLVRGIYFDGWNPSDVPIKLNRDDFLYEVRQGFPYDVQGGPERVAQVVLDTLRRHVTQGEWQDVKDTMPKDLATMLP
- a CDS encoding DUF72 domain-containing protein, with amino-acid sequence MILVGTSGWQYRDWRGRFYPQQLPQRLWLEHFAAGFATVEVNNAFYRLPERDTFAAWRARTPADFCVAVKMSRYLTHIKRLREPAEPVARFLGRATALGDRLGPVLLQLPPNLRADVDALDATLRLFPAEVRVAVEPRHPSWWTDATRAVLERRRAALVWADRLGRPVAPQWRTTDFGYLRLHEGRARPWPRYGRAALGSWVRRLTDAFGADEPAYVYFNNDPGGAAIVDAVAFAALARKAGHPVSRVPSPASDD